GACCCCGTCCGGCATCGGCCGACAGCCCACTCACCGACGCACAACGATCCCGGGTCGAGAGGTACAGCGCCGGCCGACCGGTTCGGGGGTGTGGCCGCACGATGGGGTGGACCGCCTGGCGTTCCTGCTCCTCGCCCGGGTCGACACCGGTGACGACGTGGGTGATCGTCCGGCCGACCACTGCGGCGCTCAGCTCCTGATCCAGCGTGTCGAGTGCGACCGCCTGGTCGCTGAAGAGGGTCTCGCCGCCCTGCTCTGGCACTCGGATCGCACGGAGCGCGGTGTAGGACGGTGGACTCGAGACGTAGCTGGTGTCGGTGTGCCAGCGACTGACCGGTGGACGCTCACGGCCCACGTTGCTGATCACGTTGAGGGAGGGTTCGTGGGGGACCGGCGCCTCGCCGGCGGTGAAGATCAGCGGACCGAAGCGACGGAGGAGTGTTGCAAAGCCCTGATCGTCGAGGTCGGGGTCGTGCATCACCAGAACGCCGTGATCGGCGAGGAGGTCGCGAAGCTGGTCGATCTCCTCCTCAGCGAGCTGGCTGAGCGACTGGGGGATCCCGTCGTCCCGCGCCACCGCGATCCGGACGCCGAACGGGTCCATGGGGGTCAGGTGCAGCATGGCGTCTCCTCTAGGTCGTCCGGTGCGTACGGATAGCGGCGGTCACACACTCGGCGAACAGTGCCGGTAGTGGGATGTCAGCCGCGGCAGCCATGGTCGTGATGACGCTCTGCTCGGCGAAGGAGCAGTAGGGGCCGGCCTCCAGGAACCACGGCTGCCCGGCCGGGTCGATGCGGAAGTCGACGAGGCCGTACTGGCGGCAGCCCAGCGCCTGATGACAGGTTCGAGCCGCGGCCTGAACGGCCGGGACGATGGGATCGTCGTCGGCCACGATCCAGGCGTGCGCAGCGTCCTTGGCCACGAGGTGCAGCTGGTCGTCCTCATCTCTTCGCAGCTTGTCGCTGGCATCCCGGATGGGTTTGTTGACCGGGTCGACGCGATACTCCTCCAGCGGCAGGGCGACGATCTCGCCCTCGAGTTCGAGGGTCCCACACCGCACCTCACGTCCCAGGGGGATGTACTGCTCGACCAGGGCCCTCGGTGCGACTGACCACGCGCCGTCCAGCGCCGGCCCGAGCTCCGCCTTCGCCCGGACCAGCGTCACACCGACGGAGTTGTCGGCATCAACCGGCTTGACCACCACAGGAGGCGACAGGCTGGGAGTCTGCGCCGGTTCGACGACCTCCGCGTCCGGCACGGCGACACCAGCCGCCGCAACCACCGCACGAGCCAGCGCCTTGTCAGCAGCCAGGGCCATCACGTGGGGAGGATTGCCGACGTAGGGCAGGTCGAGCAGATCGAGCAAGGCCCGGACGTGGGTCATGCCAGGCAGGTCGAACAGCTGGGGGATCACCACGTCTGGCGCCATCTCGACCAGCCGCGCCACCGCCCGGTCCACCGACACCGACTCGGCGGCGGCCAGCGCCGTCTGGTCCAGGCTGGCGGGAAAGCGCCACGTCCCATCCGGGGCGAGGTCGACGAAGGAGAAGGTCCAGCGCGACGGGTCGGCACACGCGGCGGCGCAGTCACGGGCGTACAGATGCGACAGGTCCGCCATCTCCTGCGTGGTCGTGGCCCCGCTCAGGTGCAGCACATGGACGGGCGGGGGCATCTAGTCCCCACCGACCTCGACCAGCTTGCCGATGTTGAAGTCGATGCGGACCCACTCGCGGCCGTGTCGCAGCGCATCCACGAGCAGCGCGGGGACCTGCAGGTGCGGCAGCAGGAGGAAGGGGAGGGGATCATCACCCCGCAGGACCGCGTCCCGACCTCGCCGGAGGATCCCAAGGCGCTCCGGGATGCGTGACGGCCGGGTGAGCATTCGCCACAGCTCGTGGTGCAGCCAGTACGTCGGTCGGCTCGACGCGTGCGGCACCAGCAGGCCGCTACCAGGGTCGAGGTAGGCCGCGGCGAGCGCGGGAAGGTCGTCGAACATCGTGATGGCCGAGTGCGTGCGCGGGTTGCACTCGATTGCCACCGTCCGGCCCGTCTCGGTTCGGATGAAGTCGAAGGACACCTGCCCGGTCAGGTCGAGGTCACTGACGAACTGCTCCACCCAGGCCTGGATGTCCGGCTCGTCGACCATCTCGTAGTTGACCTGGAAGGGGGAGGAGGCGCAGCAGGCCCAGACGCGGATGGTGCCGTCGCGAACGGTTGCGTGGGCGCAGAACTCCTGGCCCTCCACGAACTCCTGCAGGATCCATGGGCGGTCGGGGCCGATCGGCAACGAGGCCACGTGGGCGGCGGTCTCGGCCTGCGTCGGACGGGGCAGCCGGGTCAGGTCCAGGCGGTGCACGGGGTCGTAGGGAATGGACTTCAGGATCCAGGTCCGGCCGTCGTCGGGGAAGTCGAAGTCGAGCACCTGGGCCGGGTCGGTGATCAGGTGGGTCTCCGGCACGTCGAGGCCGAGAGCCGCCGCACGCGTGGCGAAGCGGTACTTGTCGTCCAGGTCGTCGATCACGTCCACATCGACGTGGAAGACCTCGCAGTGATCGGGGAGGAGCTTGCTGGACTCGGCGTCGTACCTGCTGGAGACGGGGGAGCAGACCGGGACGTACACGTCGACCTGCTCGCGTCTGACGATCCTCGCCAGCGCATCGGCGTAGTCGGGGTGGGATGGCGCCGGCACCACGTGGAAGGCGTCGACAGCGCGGCTGTAGCGATGCGCGCCCAGCCGATAGCGCGCGGTCTCGACCATGACCACCCGGTGACCGGCGGCGTGGAAGGCCCGGGCGAGGTGGAGCGACTTGGTCATCTTGCCGCCGCTCACCATGATGGTCAGCGGCCGATTCGTGCTCGCCGAGGTTGTCGGTGGGACGGGCCGGACGCGATCTCGACGTAGCTCTGCGCGTGCGGCCGCGGCAGCTGTCAGCGCCAGGTCGAGTGGAAGGGCAGCGGTCAGCAACCCGAGCGTTCCGACCGTTCGACCGACGCTCCGAAGGCCCGACCATGGTGTCTGCTGGTCGCTGCGAGGCGGTCCCGCAACCGTCTCAGTCATCGCCGAGCACCCGCATCAGCGTCACACCGTCCCGGAGCGGGATGAGGACCTGCTCCACCCGTTGCTCGGCGAGGACCGCCTCGTTGAAGGTCGCGATGGCCGCGCCAGAGCCGCTGGGTGAGCCGGTGGCGTACGGCTGGCCCTGCAGCAGCGTGTTGTCGGCCAGGATCAGCCCGCCCGGGCGGACCAGGCGGTCATCGAGCAGCCGCGTCAAGTAGCCCTGGTAGCCGCCCTTGTCGGCGTCGAGGAACGCCACGTCGAAGACCTGCTGCTCGGCGGTCAGCGCCGCCAGGGTCTCAGTAGCGGGCCCGACGCGGATCTCGACCTTGTGACCGTGCGGCGACCGCTCGAGCCGGTCCCGCGCGAAGTCGGCCACGCGTGGATCGACCTCGCAGCCGATGACGCGGCCGTCGTCGGGCAGCCCCTCTGCCATGGCCAGCGAGGAGTAGCCGCTGAAGAGCCCGATGTCGAGGACGGACCGGGCCGCCGCGACCCCGACCAGCATGCGCAGCAACTGGCCCTCCACATGGCCCGACAGCATCTCGCGCTCGACGCCCGGCGTGGCTCCGTCCGCGTCGACAGCGCTCCAGTCGTGCCGATTGGTGTCGGCCTCCAACTGCTCGAGCGCTGCGGACGCCGGCGTCGTGCACCGGGCGACGTAGGGCTCGAGACCCGCGACGCGAGCCGTCGCGCCGCGCAGATCATCGAGGATGTCCTGGTCCACGTCGCCGTGAGCGACGAGGCGATCCTCGACGGCCTCGAGCAGCGCGGCGGCGATGCCGATGGGCGTGACCGGACGCAGGCGTGGCGCGCCAGGCCCGGCGGCCTCAGGCGACGCGCTCACGATGCGGCAGCGGTCCCCGAGACGGCCGCGACCAGGGCGGCGGGATCAAGCGCCGCCTCGACCTGGTCAGCCCGGCCGAAGTCGTGGCGGGCGGTGTTGGCATTCGGCAGGGCCACACAACGGATGCCGGCATCCGCGGCTGCGTCGACGCCGCCGACGTTGTCCTCCACCGCGATGCACTCCTCTGCGGTCAGCTCGAGTTGCTGCAGCGCCGTCAGGTACACCTCCGGTGCCGGCTTGCCCTCGTCGACGTCCTCGCGGGTCAGGACCAGATCCAACTCGTCCTGGCTGATGCCGGCAGCTCGCAGGATCGCCGCGACGTTGAGCGGCGACGTCGTGGTCGCCATACCGACGGCCACATCACTCGCCTGTGCAGCCCGGATCGTCTCCAGCACACCGGGCCGGGCACTCGGCGAGGTCTCGGCCAGCAGTTGCTGGAAGCGCGAGGACTTCGTGGCGTGCACGGCGTCGGCGTCGACCTCGACGCCGCGATCGGCGCCGTATGCGGCAATGCGCTGGGCGCCACCGTTGCTCTGGAGCAGGTCGCGGTACAGCTCCTGATCCCAGTGCCAGTTCAGGCCGTGGTGCTGGAAGGCGTCGTTGAACGCCTGACGTTGCAACTCTGAGGTGTCGACGACGGAGCTGATCGATCCGAAGAGGATGGCGGGCATGTGATGGGCCTTTCTGGTGTGGTCCGGGAACGTGGTGGATCAGCGGCTGGTGGCGGTGCCGATGGTGGTGTGGCCGACGGTGGCCGGATCCTCCAGTCCGACGTCGCTGCAGAGCGGTTCGATGCCGCGACCCGCCCGCGGATAGCTGGCCGCCAGGCCGCGGAGGTGGTCAACCGTGGCCTCGAGTTCGGTCCGCTCGAGCGTGTCGATGTAGCCGCATCTGCCCACATCGCCGGTCGGCACCGGGGCCACGAGGCGGCCGCCGCGCTTCTGCGTGATCCGCTCCTGTGCGAGCCACAGCAGGTCACGGTCCTCGAGGATGTCGTGCCACAGGCTCAGACCGAACCCGCTCTGCAGGCGCAGGATGCGGTGCAGGACCGACTCGGGAATCATGCCGGCACGATTCGCGGCCGTGGCGCCCAGCGCCATCCCGATCGACACCGCGTGGCCGTGCAGCAGGCCAGCGTCGATCTCGAAGCCTGGCGACCAGGTGTGCCCATAGGCGTGCGGGCGAGCCTGGTGAGTCTCGTAGAGGTTGTCGTACTCCGCCTGGACGTAGCTCCGCAGCGCACCGGCGAGGATCTGCCGGGAGTTCGCCGCCAGCACGGGATCGTCACCCGGCAGTGTCCCGAAGCGTGAGGTCACCAGTTGCGGGCCGACGGCCTCGAGTTGGCTGAAGAGGTCGGCGTCCTCGACCACGGCCATCTTGATGATCTCCGCCACGCCGTGACGGAGCCAGCCCTCGCGCAGCGTGGCGAAGAACGTCCGGTCGGTGATGGTCAGGATCGGCGGGTGGTAGGCGCCGACCAGGTTCTTGTACCCGAACCCATCACAGCAGGTCCGTGGCGACGGTCCCGCGTCGATGCCGGCAACCAGTGAGGTGGCGAGCATCACGTACGGCGTGTTGCGGTGGTACAGCGCACAGGCGAGACCGGCGACATCGGTCAGGACACCCCCACCGACCACGAGCACCGGCTCGCGGCGTGACACGCCCAACTCCTTGAAGTGGCCCAGCAATCGCTCGACGGTGCCGAGGCCCTTGTCGACCTCCATCGCCCGCACCACCAGCTGATCGACGGTGATGTCGTGTGCCGCGAAGTAGCCCTCCAGTGAACCGTCGAGGTGCCCCGCGACGTTGCTGTCGACCACGGCGACGACCCGGCCGGCAGGTGCCCACACATCGCGGAGCAGTCGATTGTCGGGGTCCAGCACGTCCTCGACGATGCGCAGAGAGGTGAACGTCTGCTGGGTCATCGCCGCCTCGATGATGGTGTCGTCCGAGCTGGACAGGACGTGGCCGTCGCTGCGCCGATACGGCGAGGTCGGGTACACCGCGTGCGGGTCGGACTGCACCAGTTGATCCGCGAGATCTGCCCAGGCGCTGCCGCGCGGCCCGGTGCGAAGCAGGTCCAGCAGTCGTGCAGACCCCTCCGCGCGAGTGCGCAGACCCTCGGCAAGACGCCACCAGTCCGCGGCTACGCCGGCATCCACCGCCGCCGCAACCTCCGCTATCAGCCCCGCCACCGAGACGACCGAGTCGTTGAGCGAGGTGCGCAGCTGCCGCACGGCCGGGAGTGCGGTCAACGCGCCCTGGCTCTGCAGATCACGGCCGACCTTCTCGTCGTAGACATCCAGACCCAACACGCCGTGCAGCAAGACCTCCAAGGCCGGGTCGGTGACCACGGCGGCGAGGTCACTGGTCCCGCTGCGAAGGGCAGCCAGATCGGCGTTCTCGACGTACTCGCTGATCAGCGCGGACACGGTCATGGCGGCGTGGGCTCTCCCGGAGACGTTGTGTGGGACCTGGAACCGGTGTCGGTCGGCGGTCGCTGCACAACTCATTCCGCAGACCGAGGTCTGAAGAACCCACGGAGTCTGCGCTCAGGGTTGCGATGCGAAGAGGTTTAAGGGCCCGTCCGACCCGGTCACCGAGGGATCGTGGCCTGATGGCTCCTCGCGAGGACGTGTCAGCCCCCGACCGGCTGGGGATGGCCTCGAAGAACCCTCGAATCAAGGAGTCACCATGTTGTCCTCCCGTCTCGCCTCCGCTCTTCTCGTCGTCCTGATCGCCCTCGGCCTTGCCGCCTGCGACGACACCGTGGACGGCATCCAGGACGACGCCGAGACCATCGAGAGCGAGGTCGAGGAGGGCATCGAGGACGCCACGGACGAGTAGCGCTAGACGGCGCTCCCCGTCGTCTCCCCGACGGCTGAAGGAAAGCCCCCGACCGTCCGCTCGTAGGCGTCCGCCACGCGCAGCACCGTGGCGTCGTCGAACCGGCGGCCGACCAGCATCATCCCGGCCGGGAGGCCATCGACCAGTGCGGTCGGGACCGAGCAGGCCGGGTGGCCGGTGACGTCCATCGGGCAGGTGTTGGCGATCATCTCGAGGGCCCGCGCGATGACCTCCTCCCGTGGGGCGTCGTCGGCCGGCAGCTTGCTGGCCGTGATCGGCAGCGTCGGCATCACCAGCACGTCGACCTCCTCGAGCACGCTGTCGTACGCCGCTCGCAGCGTCGGGACCAGGTTTCGGGCCATGCCGTAGTAGGAGCCGTGCCCCTCGTCGAGGGCGTGTCGACCGGCCAGCAGCACCAGCTTGACCGTCTCGGAGAACTGGCTTGGATCCTGGCGCCACTGGCTGCCGTAGTAGTCCATGCACTCCGGGTCGTACAGGCCGTCCCAGTTCAGCCCGTATCCGTTCGTGTCGACCATCTGCGCCGTCGCCCCCTCCGTGGCGATCACGTCCCAGATGGCCGTGGCGTGCCGGTGCCAGGGGATCGACACCTCCTCGACGGTCATCCCCGCACGGCGCAGTGCCTCGATCGCGTCCCGCACAGCCTGGTCGACACCGGGATCGGAGTTGTCATGACCGAAGCCCTCGGTGACCACCCCGAGCCGCATGCCGGTCACGTCCTGGCCGAGCGCCGCCAGGTAATCCTGCGGCTGGAGCCCGACAGGCTGGCGCGGGTCGTCGCCGTCCGCCCCGGCGATGACGCCGAGCATCAGTGCAGCGTCGGCGACGGTGGCGGTGATCGGGCCGACGTGGTCGATGGTCTGCTCGATCGGAAACGCGCCGGTGTAGGGCACCAGCCCGTGCGTGGGCTTATGACCGACCGTCCCGCAGAAGGCCGACGGGATGCGCACCGAGCCGCCCTGGTCGCCACCGGTGGCCATGTCGACCACCCCGCCGGCCACCAGCGCGGCACTCCCGGAGGAGCTGCCACCAGCGGAGCGGCGCTCGTCCCACGGGTTGCGGACCGCGCCGGTCCGGGACGTGTGCGAGCCGCCCGAGAAGCACAGGTCCTCGCACACCGCCTTCCCGGCGATGGTCGCCCCGGCCTCGATCAGCCGGGAGACGATGGTGGCGTCCCGTCGTGGGGTGAAGCCCTCGAGGGTGGCCGAGCCGTTCATCATCGGCATGCCGGCCACGGCCGTGTTGTCCTTGATGGCCACACGCCGACCGGCCAAGGGCCCGTCCTCGCCGGAGGAGATCTCACAGGTCACGTACCAGGCGTTGTAGGGGTTGTCGGCGTCGTCGGGCCGGTACCAGTCGCGTTCGATCGTGGGAGAGGCCGACTCCTCATACAGCCGCTCGACGGTGTCCCACGAGGCCAACAACCCCTCGACCAGCGGCTTGAAGCTGTCCAGGTCGGCGCGACTGAGATCC
The sequence above is a segment of the Euzebya tangerina genome. Coding sequences within it:
- a CDS encoding TauD/TfdA dioxygenase family protein yields the protein MLHLTPMDPFGVRIAVARDDGIPQSLSQLAEEEIDQLRDLLADHGVLVMHDPDLDDQGFATLLRRFGPLIFTAGEAPVPHEPSLNVISNVGRERPPVSRWHTDTSYVSSPPSYTALRAIRVPEQGGETLFSDQAVALDTLDQELSAAVVGRTITHVVTGVDPGEEQERQAVHPIVRPHPRTGRPALYLSTRDRCASVSGLSADAGRGLVDRLLTHATQDHTVLRHRWMPGDVVMWDNARVLHRGDHSDVVGDRVFHRGMVGAQGYRS
- a CDS encoding D-alanine--D-alanine ligase family protein, with protein sequence MPPPVHVLHLSGATTTQEMADLSHLYARDCAAACADPSRWTFSFVDLAPDGTWRFPASLDQTALAAAESVSVDRAVARLVEMAPDVVIPQLFDLPGMTHVRALLDLLDLPYVGNPPHVMALAADKALARAVVAAAGVAVPDAEVVEPAQTPSLSPPVVVKPVDADNSVGVTLVRAKAELGPALDGAWSVAPRALVEQYIPLGREVRCGTLELEGEIVALPLEEYRVDPVNKPIRDASDKLRRDEDDQLHLVAKDAAHAWIVADDDPIVPAVQAAARTCHQALGCRQYGLVDFRIDPAGQPWFLEAGPYCSFAEQSVITTMAAAADIPLPALFAECVTAAIRTHRTT
- a CDS encoding ATP-grasp enzyme; translation: MTETVAGPPRSDQQTPWSGLRSVGRTVGTLGLLTAALPLDLALTAAAAARAELRRDRVRPVPPTTSASTNRPLTIMVSGGKMTKSLHLARAFHAAGHRVVMVETARYRLGAHRYSRAVDAFHVVPAPSHPDYADALARIVRREQVDVYVPVCSPVSSRYDAESSKLLPDHCEVFHVDVDVIDDLDDKYRFATRAAALGLDVPETHLITDPAQVLDFDFPDDGRTWILKSIPYDPVHRLDLTRLPRPTQAETAAHVASLPIGPDRPWILQEFVEGQEFCAHATVRDGTIRVWACCASSPFQVNYEMVDEPDIQAWVEQFVSDLDLTGQVSFDFIRTETGRTVAIECNPRTHSAITMFDDLPALAAAYLDPGSGLLVPHASSRPTYWLHHELWRMLTRPSRIPERLGILRRGRDAVLRGDDPLPFLLLPHLQVPALLVDALRHGREWVRIDFNIGKLVEVGGD
- a CDS encoding O-methyltransferase; translated protein: MSASPEAAGPGAPRLRPVTPIGIAAALLEAVEDRLVAHGDVDQDILDDLRGATARVAGLEPYVARCTTPASAALEQLEADTNRHDWSAVDADGATPGVEREMLSGHVEGQLLRMLVGVAAARSVLDIGLFSGYSSLAMAEGLPDDGRVIGCEVDPRVADFARDRLERSPHGHKVEIRVGPATETLAALTAEQQVFDVAFLDADKGGYQGYLTRLLDDRLVRPGGLILADNTLLQGQPYATGSPSGSGAAIATFNEAVLAEQRVEQVLIPLRDGVTLMRVLGDD
- a CDS encoding HAD family hydrolase; amino-acid sequence: MPAILFGSISSVVDTSELQRQAFNDAFQHHGLNWHWDQELYRDLLQSNGGAQRIAAYGADRGVEVDADAVHATKSSRFQQLLAETSPSARPGVLETIRAAQASDVAVGMATTTSPLNVAAILRAAGISQDELDLVLTREDVDEGKPAPEVYLTALQQLELTAEECIAVEDNVGGVDAAADAGIRCVALPNANTARHDFGRADQVEAALDPAALVAAVSGTAAAS
- a CDS encoding sedoheptulose 7-phosphate cyclase, with the protein product MTVSALISEYVENADLAALRSGTSDLAAVVTDPALEVLLHGVLGLDVYDEKVGRDLQSQGALTALPAVRQLRTSLNDSVVSVAGLIAEVAAAVDAGVAADWWRLAEGLRTRAEGSARLLDLLRTGPRGSAWADLADQLVQSDPHAVYPTSPYRRSDGHVLSSSDDTIIEAAMTQQTFTSLRIVEDVLDPDNRLLRDVWAPAGRVVAVVDSNVAGHLDGSLEGYFAAHDITVDQLVVRAMEVDKGLGTVERLLGHFKELGVSRREPVLVVGGGVLTDVAGLACALYHRNTPYVMLATSLVAGIDAGPSPRTCCDGFGYKNLVGAYHPPILTITDRTFFATLREGWLRHGVAEIIKMAVVEDADLFSQLEAVGPQLVTSRFGTLPGDDPVLAANSRQILAGALRSYVQAEYDNLYETHQARPHAYGHTWSPGFEIDAGLLHGHAVSIGMALGATAANRAGMIPESVLHRILRLQSGFGLSLWHDILEDRDLLWLAQERITQKRGGRLVAPVPTGDVGRCGYIDTLERTELEATVDHLRGLAASYPRAGRGIEPLCSDVGLEDPATVGHTTIGTATSR
- a CDS encoding amidase produces the protein MSLTPPDLTALQAARDHYGLDLSRADLDSFKPLVEGLLASWDTVERLYEESASPTIERDWYRPDDADNPYNAWYVTCEISSGEDGPLAGRRVAIKDNTAVAGMPMMNGSATLEGFTPRRDATIVSRLIEAGATIAGKAVCEDLCFSGGSHTSRTGAVRNPWDERRSAGGSSSGSAALVAGGVVDMATGGDQGGSVRIPSAFCGTVGHKPTHGLVPYTGAFPIEQTIDHVGPITATVADAALMLGVIAGADGDDPRQPVGLQPQDYLAALGQDVTGMRLGVVTEGFGHDNSDPGVDQAVRDAIEALRRAGMTVEEVSIPWHRHATAIWDVIATEGATAQMVDTNGYGLNWDGLYDPECMDYYGSQWRQDPSQFSETVKLVLLAGRHALDEGHGSYYGMARNLVPTLRAAYDSVLEEVDVLVMPTLPITASKLPADDAPREEVIARALEMIANTCPMDVTGHPACSVPTALVDGLPAGMMLVGRRFDDATVLRVADAYERTVGGFPSAVGETTGSAV